The following are encoded together in the Capsulimonas corticalis genome:
- a CDS encoding prepilin-type N-terminal cleavage/methylation domain-containing protein, translating into MSGEKTNRGVAAGFTLIELLVVISIIALLVAILLPVFTSARRRAQQVTCLSNLRQLGIATFQYAQDYDDRYPYGGDPVDLDTDEFVDTWQTWQGGRYGQAIQQMRANKQLLPNVMFAYVKNRELWHCPSDNGFTLAGTFEGTPLDAGSSCFDSFGMSYGYTTLLALDGQTISGVRAWSRKAPYSDHDPVDVPLFADQVGLWHGGMERKEERLNMVMLDGHAISVTRDRADALNNILFTVPLPD; encoded by the coding sequence ATGAGCGGAGAGAAAACAAATCGCGGCGTGGCGGCCGGGTTTACGCTGATCGAGCTTCTCGTCGTCATCAGCATCATTGCGTTGCTGGTCGCCATTCTGCTGCCGGTTTTCACCTCGGCTCGGCGCAGGGCTCAGCAGGTGACTTGCCTTTCCAATCTGCGCCAGCTCGGAATCGCGACCTTTCAATACGCGCAGGATTACGACGATCGTTACCCCTATGGCGGTGATCCGGTCGATTTGGATACGGACGAATTCGTCGATACGTGGCAGACCTGGCAGGGAGGACGATATGGGCAGGCGATTCAGCAGATGAGGGCAAATAAGCAGTTGCTTCCGAACGTGATGTTCGCTTATGTGAAAAATCGCGAACTCTGGCATTGCCCTTCCGACAATGGATTTACCCTCGCCGGCACTTTTGAGGGGACGCCTCTGGATGCTGGTTCGTCTTGTTTTGATTCCTTTGGCATGAGCTACGGGTATACGACTCTGTTGGCGCTGGACGGGCAAACGATCAGCGGGGTTCGGGCGTGGAGCCGCAAGGCGCCCTACAGCGATCACGATCCGGTGGATGTCCCACTGTTCGCCGATCAGGTCGGACTCTGGCACGGAGGCATGGAGCGGAAGGAGGAGCGACTGAATATGGTGATGCTGGATGGTCACGCGATCAGCGTGACGCGCGATCGCGCGGACGCGCTGAACAATATTCTGTTTACCGTTCCCTTGCCCGATTAG